A stretch of DNA from Patescibacteria group bacterium:
GACGCTAAGAAAGGTTTTATTTTGGACGGATACCCGCGGACAATAGCGCAGGCAAAATTTTTGGATAAAATTAGCAAGATTAACAAAGTTGTGGAAATCAAAATTTCAGATAGCGAAGCAATTAACAGAATTGTTGGGAGAAGATCTTGCGCTTGCGGACAGACATATCATTTAATACATAAGTTGTCAAAAAAAGATGGAATTTGCGATTTATGCGGAAAAAAACTTTTTCAAAGAGAAGACGACAAGCCGGATGTTGTTAAAAAAAGATTAAAATTATATCATAAAAAAATAAAGCCTTTATTGGATTATTATAAAGGCAAAAAGATATTAATAGTTGTGAATGGCGAGCGTTCAATTCAGGAAATACACAGTGATATAGCAAAAATTTTTAGTATTTAATTTTTATTTTTTTACACCACCTAACCTTCCCTAAAAGGGGAGGAACTTGACTTCATAGTTTTCCCCCTTATAAGGGGAGTTAGAGGGGGGTATTATTT
This window harbors:
- a CDS encoding adenylate kinase → MNIIFLGPQACGKGTQAIMLVEKLKIPHISTGDIFRKSVKEKDEIGKMLKKHLDSGGLVPDELTNKIVENRLKQADAKKGFILDGYPRTIAQAKFLDKISKINKVVEIKISDSEAINRIVGRRSCACGQTYHLIHKLSKKDGICDLCGKKLFQREDDKPDVVKKRLKLYHKKIKPLLDYYKGKKILIVVNGERSIQEIHSDIAKIFSI